One window from the genome of Paramormyrops kingsleyae isolate MSU_618 chromosome 3, PKINGS_0.4, whole genome shotgun sequence encodes:
- the LOC111837782 gene encoding CD9 antigen-like isoform X1 has translation MAALTGGDKCIKYLLFTFNFIFWLAGTAVLAIGLWLRFDPRTKSLFEGEDSPSVFFTGVYILIAAGALMMVVGFLGCCGAIQESPCMLGLFFFFLLVIFAAEVAAGIWGFSNQDKVVNEITEFYIQTLQKYRDSRADALKETLRLIQFGLNCCGASSPSPDWMKDTCPKKEGLEQYITTSCPSAITDIFNSKLHIIGGVGIGIGVIMIFGMIFSMMLCCAIKRSQEVV, from the exons ATGGCAGCGCTGACAGGGGGAGATAAATGCATCAAATACCTGCTGTTCACCTTCAATTTCATCTTCTGG CTTGCAGGAACAGCAGTTCTGGCCATCGGGCTGTGGCTGCGCTTTGATCCCAGGACCAAGAGCCTTTTTGAAGGGGAGGACTCTCCCTCCGTATTCTTCACAG GAGTCTACATCCTCATTGCTGCCGGAGCACTCATGATGGTGGTGGGCTTCCTGGGATGCTGTGGGGCGATCCAGGAGTCACcgtgcatgctgggattg TTCTTCTTCTTCCTGCTTGTCATATTTGCAGCCGAGGTGGCGGCTGGAATCTGGGGATTCTCCAACCAAGACAAG GTGGTGAACGAGATCACCGAGTTCTACATACAGACCTTACAGAAGTACAGAGACTCAAGAGCGGATGCTCTGAAGGAGACCCTACGCCTCATCCAGTTTGGG CTGAACTGCTGTGGGGCATCCAGTCCATCACCTGATTGGATGAAGGACACCTGCCCAAAAAAGGAAGGCCTAGAGCAGTACATTACCACG AGTTGCCCCAGCGCCATCACGGACATCTTCAATTCCAAGCTACACATCATCGGTGGCGTAGGGATCGGCATTGGAGTGATCATG ATCTTTGGAATGATCTTCAGCATGATGCTCTGTTGCGCCATCAAGAGGTCTCAGGAAGTGGTGTAG
- the LOC111837782 gene encoding CD9 antigen-like isoform X2: MAIRGGIQCVKYLMFAFNFLFWLAGTAVLAIGLWLRFDPRTKSLFEGEDSPSVFFTGVYILIAAGALMMVVGFLGCCGAIQESPCMLGLFFFFLLVIFAAEVAAGIWGFSNQDKVVNEITEFYIQTLQKYRDSRADALKETLRLIQFGLNCCGASSPSPDWMKDTCPKKEGLEQYITTSCPSAITDIFNSKLHIIGGVGIGIGVIMIFGMIFSMMLCCAIKRSQEVV; encoded by the exons ATGGCAATCAGGGGAGGAATACAGTGTGTGAAGTACCTGATGTTCGCCTTTAACTTCCTGTTCTGG CTTGCAGGAACAGCAGTTCTGGCCATCGGGCTGTGGCTGCGCTTTGATCCCAGGACCAAGAGCCTTTTTGAAGGGGAGGACTCTCCCTCCGTATTCTTCACAG GAGTCTACATCCTCATTGCTGCCGGAGCACTCATGATGGTGGTGGGCTTCCTGGGATGCTGTGGGGCGATCCAGGAGTCACcgtgcatgctgggattg TTCTTCTTCTTCCTGCTTGTCATATTTGCAGCCGAGGTGGCGGCTGGAATCTGGGGATTCTCCAACCAAGACAAG GTGGTGAACGAGATCACCGAGTTCTACATACAGACCTTACAGAAGTACAGAGACTCAAGAGCGGATGCTCTGAAGGAGACCCTACGCCTCATCCAGTTTGGG CTGAACTGCTGTGGGGCATCCAGTCCATCACCTGATTGGATGAAGGACACCTGCCCAAAAAAGGAAGGCCTAGAGCAGTACATTACCACG AGTTGCCCCAGCGCCATCACGGACATCTTCAATTCCAAGCTACACATCATCGGTGGCGTAGGGATCGGCATTGGAGTGATCATG ATCTTTGGAATGATCTTCAGCATGATGCTCTGTTGCGCCATCAAGAGGTCTCAGGAAGTGGTGTAG